Genomic segment of Dehalogenimonas alkenigignens:
CGCCAACAAAGCCATCTTCTTCTCCGGCATCACCGTCGTTCTCGCTCTGGTCGGCCTGCTGGTCTTCCCGCTGTCCATCTTCAAAAGTATGGGCATCGGCTCGATTCTGGTAGTCGTCACCGCTATCGTCGCTTCAATGACTCTCCTGCCAGCGATCATCAGCCTCCTGGGCGACCGCATCAACAAAGTGCGCATGCCCTTCAGCGCCCGCGCCGACAGGAAAGAATCGGAAGCGGTCACCGGTTTCTGGGCTGGAATGGTCAAAGTAGTCACCCATAAACCGGTCATCAGCATGGTCATCGTCGCCGGCATCCTGGTGGCAGCCCTGGCTCCGTACTTCGATAAGAACACCGGCATGTCGGGCATTTCCGGCCTTCCGGATGACCTGCGCGCCAAAGCCGGCTTCATGGTACTTGTTGAGGAATTTCACATCGGTATGGACGCCCCGGCTATTATCGCCGTGGACGGCGACATCGATGCCGCGGCGACTCAAGCCGCCATCGCCCGCCTCCTGGAGGACATTGAATCCAACAGCGCCTTCTCCGGCGCCAGCGTCGTCCCCTATGCCGACAAAGACCTGGCGATCATCTACGCCGCTCTGGCTGGCGATCCCCAGAGCCTGGACTCTATGAACGCGGTTACCGCATTAAGGAATGACTACATTCCTGCAGCCTTCGCCGGCGCTCCCGCCAGCGCCCTGGTCACCGGGGCTACCGCCGGCACTCTGGATTTCAATGCCACCACTGATCAATACACGCCTATAATCTTCGCCTTTGTCCTGGCGTTATCCTTCGTCATCCTGACTGTCGCCTTCCGCTCGGTAGTGATTCCGGCCACGGCCATCCTGATGAACCTGCTGTCGGTCGGCGCCGCTTATGGTCTGCTGGTGCTGGTCTTCCAGCAGGGGGTGGGCGCCAGCCTCTTCGGCTTCATCCAGGTTGAGGTAATTGAAAGCTGGCTGCCGCTGATGCTCTTTGCCCTTCTCTTCGGCTTGTCCATGGATTATCAGGTGTTCCTGCTCTCCCGCATTCGCGAGCGCTACCTCAAGACCGGCAACACCGCCGATGCCGTGGCCTTCGGCCTGTCCTCAACCGGCAAGCTCATCACCGGCGCCGCTCTGATCATGGTGGCTGTGTTCGGCGGCTTCGCCCTGGGTGACATGGTGATGTTCCAGCAAATGGGATTCGGCCTCGCCGTCGCTGTACTGGTTGATGCCACCCTGGTGCGCTGCGTCCTGGTGCCCGCCACCATGACCCTCCTCGGCAAGGCTAACTGGTACCTGCCCAAGTGGCTCAACTGGCTGCCCAACATTTCACTGGGCGAAACTGACGAGATCCCGGCGGCTGCGGCTTACCATGCTCCTCACCGCCTGCCGGCTCTGCCGGGATTCGGCCCGGTTCCTTCGCCAGCCTTGGTCCGCATCAATGACCAGGTGATCGAAGACCGTTCAAAATAGCGTTCCTCCCTTCCCAATATGAAAGGGGCGGCCGGCCGGCCGCCCCTTTCATATTATCCCCGGGTAAACTTTAATGAATTACCATGTCTTCCCCCAGCGTTTCGCCTTTAAAATCAGGCTGGTAGTAAAAGTAGACCTGAGACACAGCGCCTTTGGCTTTCACCGGGTAGGTCGCCATGACCTGGAATTTGATCGTGATCGTCTCGCCGGCTTTGATCTCGTCCAGGTAAAAAATAACCTTGCGCCCGGAGATGTCGTATCGCTTGATGATGGGGATACTCTCTATTGCGGCATCGATAGACTCGACCATGGGGGTGAAGCCGGTAGGCACCGAGATGTCCAGCACCACCATGCCGGACTCGATGAATTCCGGCGGATTGAAGCTGACCGTAGCGGTGACGTCGACCAGGTCGTTGACCGCGACATTGGTAGAGTCGTAGTCCACATCTATCTTGAGAATGGGATCGGTTTCTTCCGGCTGGGGGATATTGAACCGGGTGACGGCCTGGGCCATGACCTCGCCATTGCCGCTGGCAGTGACCTGAACCTCCGCGCCGAGCGGCAGCTCGATGACCTGAAGCACGTCGAAGCTTTCCGGGGTGACGCGCAGGGCGCGGTCGATGCCCGGGCCGGTGACGCGGACCGTGAGGTCGACGTCGGCGCGGATGTTACCGGCGTAGGCGGTCAGGGCTTGCAGGGCGACGACGGTGTCCTGGGTGGAGCCGTAACCGCCCAGGCTGTTGCGCTGTGAAGTCAGCCACTTGCCGGCGCGGCCGGCGTTGAGCACGTCGCCGTGGCTGGTCAGAGCCAGCATGGCATAGGCGGTGGTCTCGACGACGGCGGTGCGGTTCTCCCGCGGCGGCATGAACGGGACACCGACGCCCGGTTTACCAACGCCGCCAGCGGGCTGCTGCGGCAGCGGCTCGGCGAAACCGATGCTGCCCCAGTGCAACCCGTTCTCATCCTCGATAGCCAGGGCCATGAGTTTGTCATGGGCGGCGTTCTTTTGCGGGCTGCCGCCGAGCGCCAGGGCGTAGGCAGTCAGCGCCACAGTGTACGGATCGTCCATGCCGCTTAGTCTGCTTTCGAGGTACTTGATGGCTCTGGCTGAGGCGGTCTTCTCACCTGCCTCCAGCAAGGCGCTGGCGACATAGGCGGTAAGGGCGTCTTTGCCGGACAGCCCGCCCAGCATCTCCTGGTGGTGGACGAAACCCACTGCCTCAAAACTGCCGTCGGCCTTCTGGGTCTTGATGATCCAGGCCGCGGCGTCATCAAGCACCTTCTGGTCGATGAAGATGATGTCCCTGGCCTGGGCAAAGCTCTTCAGCACGAAGGAGGTGAGCCATAAGCTGCCTTCCCCGTCCTGGTTGCCGAAAGCGGAGAAACTGCCGTCGGCGCGGCGGTAGGTCAGTTCACGCTGGTAGCCGGTGATCATCAGCTTTTCAGCCTTGGCCATAATCTCCGCCTTTAGCTGGCCGGAATCGCGGAGGTATTTGGTGATAAAAACGTCAGGGGCGAAGACGATCATGTTCTGCTCGCCGCAGCCGAAGGGCATCTGAATGAGTTGTTCCAGCCCAGAAATTGTTTGAGTCAGGTAGCTGCCGGTGACGCTGAGAAACACCTTGCCGGAGCCCTCGACAGCTCCTTCGGGGATTTGTGTGCTGATCGTTCTGGCCGCTCCATCTTTGAGGATGAGGTTCTCGACAAACTCGCGCGGCACGCCCTCGGGTTCTATCAGCAGCGGCTGTACCAGGGCGTCAGCCGCCGCGGCCGAACGGGAGGTGACCTTGAGGTCGTTGAAACCCAGGCCTTTCGGCCGAATCGTAAAAGAAGCCGAACCGACATCGCCCGGACCGACGCTGACGATCTTTTGGGAATTATCGAGGAGGTCGAACCAGCCGGCAGGCGTCAGCTCGACGACGATGTCCTGCGGCGTATCGAGGTAGTTATAGACAGCCACTCTGACCGGGAATTCCTCGCCGCGGACGGCGGAGTAGGGCAGGTCCAGTTTGATGAAGAACGGCTGGAAAGCCTTAAGTTCCGCCTCGGCGATGCCCAGTCCTTTTTCCTGGGAGACTGCCACCGCACGCAGCATCCAGGTGGTGATGGAGTCGGGCACTGTCAGCTTGATCTTGGATTTGCCGTCGGCGTCGGTCACCACCTGCTGCCACACCCAGGTCTCCGGAAAATACTGGCGGATGCGCTCTACTTGAGCCAGAGCGGAGGTATCAATAGCCTGGTTGCCCTGAGAAGGCAGGGGGGCAAGACCCGGCGGTATGGCGCCTGCCTTATCAGCCCCGCCGAAGATAACCCCGCCGCCCTCGGCCAGCAGGTCGTTCCATGGCGAACCATATTCCTTACCTTCGGGAACCTTATTGTCGGAAAGGATGATGACGCCGGCATCTTTGATAATATCGGCGGCGCCTTTGGTCAAGATGGAAGGATAAATAGTTATGTTATGGAGTTCCGCCTGCGGAGTCATATATAGTCGCTCCAGTTCGGCGAATACCTGGTCCAGGTTCATGCGGTTCTCAGCCAGGATGAAGACCGACTTATCCACGACGACGACGCCGACTCGGGATTGGCCTTGAGACTGGATACTGATCTCGACACTGTCGCCCGGTTTGGCTTCATCGGAGCTGAATTGAACCGCCAGTTGGTTAGGGTAAACTGCCTCGACCCCAAACGGCAGGTAGTCGGCGGCGATTTCGGAGTTGGGCAGCACCTGGTAAACCAGCAAGCGGCAGGCGCCGGCCATCTGAGGCGTCGCCTTGAAGGCGATATCCCGGCTGCGGCTGAAATCTGAAAAGACGACCCGGCCGCTGCTGATGACCTCGTAATAGAAATTCGATGCTTCTTTGGTGGCATGAACCCGGAATTTGGCGGTATCGCCGACCTTAAGGGAGGCGGCGGAGGTCATCTCCAGATGGATGAAGTTACCGGACGGGGAATAGCCGGCCAGCAGCGTCTGGCTGGCATTTGAACCGCCGCTTTGCGCTTCGATGATCACGGCTATCGCTTTGTTCGGCGGAGACAGGGTTACCGTAGCCATGCCTTGGCCGGTGTCGACGGTCTTTATGGACTCCTGACTGATCTGCTGGTAGTCGGCGCCGAGGTAGCTGGCGGTGAGACTCACCTTGGCCGGCAGCGGTTTACCGCCCGGGTCCTCGGACAGGAGCAGGATTTTGAAGGGCAAGCCCGGCTGGAAGACGTTGCCCTCGGGTACGATCCGGAGGACGAGAGGCGTTTCGGCGATGGTCAGGAGCCTGGTGGTCTTTTCCTCATAGCCGGTGGACTGCTCGCGGAGGACGAATTCTATATCGACGTTGCCCAGACCGCCCGAGGCCGGCACCCCGGCGGCGTAACCCACCGCCGGGAGTTCGAAAGCCGTCTCGCCGTCGATACTGAGAACCACTCTGGCATATTCCTGCCAGGTGCCGACGTAGCGCTTGGCGATAATCTCAAGTTCTCCCTGAACTGGTTTGCCGAAGGAGTATATTCCTTCAACCTTCCCGGTGATGCGGTCAGAGGCCAGGAACCAATCTTTGGGCAGGGTCACCTTAACCTCGTACTTGGGCAGGACGTACCTTTCGACTTTGACGTCGAGTTGAGCCCTGGAATCATCGGCGGCGGCGGTCAGTTTCCAGGTGCCTAGATTAGGCTCTTCGGACAGCGGCAGTTCCAATTCGGCCATGCCGTATTTATCGGTAAAGACCTCTTTCTTAAAGACCTTGATACCTTTGGCGTCCTGAGCCTCGACGGTAACCTTCTGGCTCACCGGCCGCAGTTCGGAGTTCAGGCTGATCAGGCTTATCTGGATGGTCTGGCCGGGCTTGTAGATAGGTTTGTCGGTCTCCAGGAAGAGCAGGAATGAGCTTTCAAGTTTAATAGAAGCCTTCTCGGTAAAGCCTGGCCCCTTGACCTGGAGCTGATAGTCGCCGGAAGGGAGTTGGGGCACCTGGAGTTGGATGAGGCCTTTACCGCCGATTCGGCTTTCTGAACTGGCGACGACTTCATCTCCTTTAAAGAGTTCGACCTTGACATCTCCGGCGGTAAAGGAGTCTCCCTTCAGCAGAGCTACCGAAAGTTCCGCCGTTTGGCCGGAGTATAAGACCCGCGGCACGATGGCGACGTGACTTTCTGCTGAAAGGACCGGGTTGCAAGCCGGCGCCGAGGTGGCCAGTATTGCTAATGCCAGGAAGAATCCAGACAGGGCGA
This window contains:
- a CDS encoding MMPL family transporter gives rise to the protein MNLNNGISSLARASARRPWVTIGLWLASLAVSIGLIVTLLGSALVTEVEVMDNPESRQADTLITDRLAQPIDPEAESTDDELIIVRSATFTVDSPVYRNAVQNLYRDILGLGEDVIKGANNYFQTGDETLVSADRHSLMIPLLMPENGLDYVDQVYAVGDAFAAANTEFEIFYTGTASFDADTTKLAEETMSKGETIGILVALVVLAVVFGALVAATLPIALGIVAIVAALGLTSLVGQAMDLSFFVTNMVTMMGLAVGIDYSLFIVSRYREERRKGLDKVEAIAVTSRTANKAIFFSGITVVLALVGLLVFPLSIFKSMGIGSILVVVTAIVASMTLLPAIISLLGDRINKVRMPFSARADRKESEAVTGFWAGMVKVVTHKPVISMVIVAGILVAALAPYFDKNTGMSGISGLPDDLRAKAGFMVLVEEFHIGMDAPAIIAVDGDIDAAATQAAIARLLEDIESNSAFSGASVVPYADKDLAIIYAALAGDPQSLDSMNAVTALRNDYIPAAFAGAPASALVTGATAGTLDFNATTDQYTPIIFAFVLALSFVILTVAFRSVVIPATAILMNLLSVGAAYGLLVLVFQQGVGASLFGFIQVEVIESWLPLMLFALLFGLSMDYQVFLLSRIRERYLKTGNTADAVAFGLSSTGKLITGAALIMVAVFGGFALGDMVMFQQMGFGLAVAVLVDATLVRCVLVPATMTLLGKANWYLPKWLNWLPNISLGETDEIPAAAAYHAPHRLPALPGFGPVPSPALVRINDQVIEDRSK
- a CDS encoding alpha-2-macroglobulin family protein; its protein translation is MKSKRFALSGFFLALAILATSAPACNPVLSAESHVAIVPRVLYSGQTAELSVALLKGDSFTAGDVKVELFKGDEVVASSESRIGGKGLIQLQVPQLPSGDYQLQVKGPGFTEKASIKLESSFLLFLETDKPIYKPGQTIQISLISLNSELRPVSQKVTVEAQDAKGIKVFKKEVFTDKYGMAELELPLSEEPNLGTWKLTAAADDSRAQLDVKVERYVLPKYEVKVTLPKDWFLASDRITGKVEGIYSFGKPVQGELEIIAKRYVGTWQEYARVVLSIDGETAFELPAVGYAAGVPASGGLGNVDIEFVLREQSTGYEEKTTRLLTIAETPLVLRIVPEGNVFQPGLPFKILLLSEDPGGKPLPAKVSLTASYLGADYQQISQESIKTVDTGQGMATVTLSPPNKAIAVIIEAQSGGSNASQTLLAGYSPSGNFIHLEMTSAASLKVGDTAKFRVHATKEASNFYYEVISSGRVVFSDFSRSRDIAFKATPQMAGACRLLVYQVLPNSEIAADYLPFGVEAVYPNQLAVQFSSDEAKPGDSVEISIQSQGQSRVGVVVVDKSVFILAENRMNLDQVFAELERLYMTPQAELHNITIYPSILTKGAADIIKDAGVIILSDNKVPEGKEYGSPWNDLLAEGGGVIFGGADKAGAIPPGLAPLPSQGNQAIDTSALAQVERIRQYFPETWVWQQVVTDADGKSKIKLTVPDSITTWMLRAVAVSQEKGLGIAEAELKAFQPFFIKLDLPYSAVRGEEFPVRVAVYNYLDTPQDIVVELTPAGWFDLLDNSQKIVSVGPGDVGSASFTIRPKGLGFNDLKVTSRSAAAADALVQPLLIEPEGVPREFVENLILKDGAARTISTQIPEGAVEGSGKVFLSVTGSYLTQTISGLEQLIQMPFGCGEQNMIVFAPDVFITKYLRDSGQLKAEIMAKAEKLMITGYQRELTYRRADGSFSAFGNQDGEGSLWLTSFVLKSFAQARDIIFIDQKVLDDAAAWIIKTQKADGSFEAVGFVHHQEMLGGLSGKDALTAYVASALLEAGEKTASARAIKYLESRLSGMDDPYTVALTAYALALGGSPQKNAAHDKLMALAIEDENGLHWGSIGFAEPLPQQPAGGVGKPGVGVPFMPPRENRTAVVETTAYAMLALTSHGDVLNAGRAGKWLTSQRNSLGGYGSTQDTVVALQALTAYAGNIRADVDLTVRVTGPGIDRALRVTPESFDVLQVIELPLGAEVQVTASGNGEVMAQAVTRFNIPQPEETDPILKIDVDYDSTNVAVNDLVDVTATVSFNPPEFIESGMVVLDISVPTGFTPMVESIDAAIESIPIIKRYDISGRKVIFYLDEIKAGETITIKFQVMATYPVKAKGAVSQVYFYYQPDFKGETLGEDMVIH